The following proteins come from a genomic window of Candidatus Obscuribacter sp.:
- a CDS encoding ATP-binding protein produces MVRSDSKYSAVRRGGGRKPPANSAGSASARGLSRRSSRDEFEEDEVDDDDDEESYSPQAPSVSGKRLPVTPHASLQNIIAGFYNGLPEQFRELLPIGSTPADEVTDDDGPPPDKRGASSWQDVSFIHSIPGEDEEEGLVVLSDGSFRKYISCKGINALLFDEAEREMMARTFANFANSCESDIQIIIKSRNLSVDEYLSRYQILLKTDNDYLKWYADYTDKWFRKVQDVTFVPQRDFYVVISYHPPDCKSGKMWNGRRSIQKHEEYLEILNRLKKTAFEQLRASSLRPQVLNRKEVRNLIFSDLNPSLYQKDAEAPPSRPTMSEASALAGSALKITDEYLWLDGKYIGTQYMFAPPHETWMGWLVDLLTLSTEYTLSLFIHQCDQDKVRRELKFKYRIGHVASTQLATPDLEGLESTRSAAQAIQEFLRSSNKAFDVSLYLTTSADTPEHLAQSMDEIRRVFKNRGAQMDRGQMLQLDLWQSSLAVGVDKMAVVHRVMSPIVGTMWPFFTASCGTPDGVPFGFALASREPVLLNPFFRGQGKDANNMFVVGTTGAGKSFAVSMMMLRLLPLGTRFVLIDKTVDKFGAYRFITELLGPELCAYVDLGPSSGYVLNPFDLGPEDKPGEPSADKVSTLLSLLDLMLAPEGKEELPVEEKSLLDGLIRLAYMEAGFRNQIPTMTDLAMVTAQAAANEVDPLQRDRLQQFARGLSLFTRSGAFGGLVDGLTNIETEKLFIVFDTREVNEPRLERIAVFILAEFIRRRAADSKARGQRFAAIIDEAATLMRFKAGARLLDDLSRRARHYGMMLVSITQQLKDFFRQAEQADSVVKNSHMKILLRQDPSDLKMLKETLRLTDAETAAIEAFSRDEEKRKDSQCLLIVGAVHGTIRLVPSPMDYWICTSEPIKDIPKRLQMIEDVRRKNPKLSHTDACRQAVYYLGLQHEG; encoded by the coding sequence ATGGTAAGAAGCGATAGCAAATATTCAGCAGTACGTCGAGGTGGTGGCCGCAAGCCGCCAGCCAACTCTGCCGGTAGTGCCAGCGCCAGAGGCTTATCGCGGCGTTCATCGAGAGACGAGTTTGAAGAAGACGAAGTGGATGATGATGACGATGAGGAGAGCTATAGCCCGCAGGCGCCCTCGGTAAGCGGCAAGAGATTGCCAGTCACGCCGCACGCATCGCTACAAAATATCATCGCTGGTTTTTACAATGGACTGCCTGAGCAGTTTCGTGAGCTTTTGCCGATTGGTAGTACGCCGGCTGATGAAGTCACAGATGATGATGGACCACCCCCAGACAAGCGTGGTGCCTCAAGCTGGCAGGATGTGTCCTTTATCCACTCTATTCCTGGTGAAGACGAAGAAGAAGGACTGGTCGTCCTTTCCGATGGAAGCTTCCGCAAATATATAAGCTGCAAAGGCATCAATGCTTTGCTCTTTGACGAAGCTGAGCGCGAAATGATGGCGCGGACTTTTGCAAACTTTGCCAACTCTTGCGAATCAGATATTCAGATCATCATCAAGAGCCGTAACTTGTCTGTCGATGAGTATCTTTCGCGTTATCAGATATTGCTCAAAACTGACAACGATTACCTCAAATGGTACGCCGACTACACTGATAAATGGTTCCGCAAAGTACAGGACGTCACTTTTGTGCCTCAGCGCGACTTTTATGTGGTGATAAGTTATCATCCGCCCGACTGCAAGAGCGGCAAAATGTGGAATGGACGTCGTTCCATTCAAAAACACGAAGAATATCTGGAAATCTTGAATCGTCTTAAAAAGACTGCCTTTGAGCAATTGCGCGCATCCAGTTTGCGTCCGCAAGTGCTCAATCGCAAAGAAGTGCGCAATTTGATTTTTTCGGATCTCAATCCATCGCTCTACCAAAAAGACGCCGAAGCGCCGCCCTCGCGACCAACCATGTCAGAAGCCTCTGCTCTGGCAGGATCTGCTCTTAAAATCACAGACGAGTATCTCTGGCTCGATGGCAAATATATCGGCACTCAGTATATGTTTGCTCCACCCCACGAGACCTGGATGGGCTGGTTGGTCGACCTGCTCACTCTATCTACCGAGTACACGCTTTCACTTTTTATCCATCAATGCGATCAAGACAAAGTCAGACGAGAGCTTAAATTTAAATACCGGATTGGTCACGTTGCTTCTACTCAGCTTGCCACACCTGACCTTGAGGGCTTGGAGTCAACGAGATCAGCCGCGCAAGCTATCCAGGAGTTTTTGCGCAGCTCCAACAAAGCGTTTGACGTCTCGCTTTATCTGACCACATCAGCTGATACCCCCGAGCATCTCGCTCAGAGCATGGACGAAATCCGCCGCGTCTTTAAAAACCGCGGTGCTCAAATGGACAGAGGACAGATGCTGCAACTAGATTTGTGGCAGTCATCTCTGGCTGTGGGTGTGGACAAGATGGCTGTGGTGCACCGTGTGATGTCGCCTATCGTAGGCACGATGTGGCCGTTTTTTACAGCCTCTTGTGGTACTCCCGATGGTGTGCCCTTTGGCTTTGCGCTAGCCTCCAGAGAGCCGGTTTTGCTTAATCCGTTTTTTAGAGGACAGGGCAAAGACGCTAACAATATGTTTGTTGTAGGTACCACCGGGGCCGGTAAGTCATTTGCCGTGTCGATGATGATGCTCAGGCTTTTGCCGCTAGGTACGCGCTTTGTTTTGATTGATAAAACCGTAGACAAATTTGGTGCATATCGCTTTATCACAGAGCTACTTGGCCCAGAGCTTTGCGCTTATGTGGACCTTGGTCCATCATCAGGCTATGTCCTCAATCCATTTGACTTGGGTCCTGAAGACAAGCCCGGGGAGCCGTCTGCTGATAAAGTCAGTACGCTTTTGTCCTTGCTGGATTTGATGCTAGCCCCTGAAGGCAAAGAAGAATTGCCAGTCGAAGAAAAATCTTTGCTTGATGGTTTAATTCGACTGGCCTACATGGAAGCTGGGTTTCGCAATCAAATACCAACCATGACCGATCTTGCTATGGTGACAGCTCAGGCTGCCGCCAACGAAGTCGATCCACTGCAAAGAGACCGACTGCAACAGTTTGCTCGTGGTCTATCACTCTTTACCAGATCCGGTGCCTTTGGTGGTCTGGTGGATGGATTGACCAATATCGAGACCGAAAAACTCTTTATCGTCTTTGACACAAGAGAAGTAAACGAGCCTCGTCTGGAACGTATCGCTGTCTTTATCCTGGCAGAATTTATCCGGCGCAGAGCGGCTGACAGTAAAGCTAGAGGGCAAAGATTTGCCGCAATTATAGACGAAGCGGCCACACTGATGAGATTTAAAGCCGGAGCCAGACTGCTCGATGACCTCTCAAGAAGAGCCAGGCACTACGGTATGATGCTCGTCTCGATTACTCAACAGCTCAAAGACTTCTTTAGACAAGCTGAGCAAGCCGACTCTGTCGTCAAAAACTCACACATGAAGATTTTGCTCAGGCAGGACCCTTCTGACCTCAAGATGCTCAAAGAAACTCTCCGTCTGACAGATGCCGAAACTGCCGCCATCGAAGCATTTAGCCGAGACGAAGAAAAGCGCAAAGATAGTCAATGTCTTTTGATTGTCGGTGCTGTGCATGGCACCATCCGTCTGGTACCAAGTCCAATGGACTACTGGATCTGCACATCAGAGCCAATCAAGGACATACCTAAGCGTTTGCAAATGATCGAAGACGTGAGACGCAAAAATCCCAAGCTCTCGCATACCGATGCCTGTCGTCAGGCTGTTTACTATCTCGGTTTGCAGCACGAAGGATAG
- a CDS encoding DUF2225 domain-containing protein, whose amino-acid sequence MYLHDVGVKCPDCAIKFSTRQVPVYIDTGYRNSELRQHVGEIAPCYEHYSVCTCPSCGRADWAMSFEPTEEECVLSQAKTPPHLQYRNAAIRSEKNGASFYDAGMFYLYAAWCADDNGAFPQAKKYRRLAIDSFRRSLTDVSCPLENRGDIEYLIGELMRRIGLFDQCRAYFTQVIGHLPGNYATMARKLMRLAELQNAELIPFEV is encoded by the coding sequence ATGTACTTACATGATGTTGGGGTCAAATGCCCCGATTGCGCTATTAAATTCAGCACTCGTCAGGTGCCTGTCTATATCGATACTGGCTATCGCAATAGCGAGCTGAGACAGCATGTCGGCGAAATTGCTCCTTGTTACGAGCATTATTCTGTTTGCACCTGTCCAAGTTGTGGTCGCGCCGACTGGGCCATGAGTTTTGAGCCCACCGAAGAAGAATGTGTGCTCTCCCAGGCTAAAACTCCGCCGCACCTGCAGTATCGCAACGCTGCCATCAGATCCGAAAAAAATGGTGCCAGCTTTTACGATGCCGGCATGTTTTATTTATACGCCGCCTGGTGCGCTGATGATAATGGTGCCTTTCCTCAGGCAAAAAAGTATAGAAGGCTGGCCATAGACTCTTTCAGGCGGTCACTCACCGATGTCTCTTGCCCGCTTGAAAACAGGGGCGATATCGAATATTTGATTGGTGAGCTAATGAGGAGGATAGGGCTTTTTGACCAGTGCCGCGCCTATTTTACCCAGGTAATAGGACATCTACCTGGTAATTACGCTACTATGGCACGTAAACTGATGCGCCTTGCCGAATTACAAAACGCCGAATTGATACCGTTTGAAGTGTGA
- a CDS encoding tetratricopeptide repeat protein, with the protein MKLSRVKQCSLLAASLTLALGLAPILAQSAIAMTLADADQLLLQNKLKQAEEAYRALLGEDESGDAVAGLAVTLAKQSWPAKILEAEKLLKEARAKFPDNPNVISAASYVTYVHSKTVASPAKRDLYLEAAESLAKKAINQNPDIVIANQTLGMVKIAQDDIEGAVAPLRRACNIAENSVNLTLLAQALLRLDNKDKEAEGLVNKALQLKNDYGPARLQHAIILEGQGKNEDAYMELKNIALDQRGSDWHAVAGNILEHQGDGPSALQSWSQAIQLDPRNPEPYKKKAQHYQMRGDGALAIAEYHTGLDILPNDTEMRLELAELALRQDNLDVAETEFKIILEAKPDDARAMLGLARVGFRKYRKEGSFPPNFNQLMEKLQNVISEQSVQGKVVKEGTRSLNENIQLSEATKAASQNQFHEAHKSFMGVIESHREDPYELITLAEQCYFEGDYKAAVNAFNYAKELPEVSTRAEQGLGKIQTQRNEAKRHVKLGDSAWKIPEIAVDHYKQGLNADPQCADAFYGLYSLFTKSDKQDPAQASSYGQLFLEASEDSDPRRKEVEANLSKLKKRLPGGKGK; encoded by the coding sequence TTGAAGCTTAGTAGGGTCAAACAATGTAGTTTGCTTGCCGCGTCATTGACGCTTGCCCTTGGTCTTGCGCCCATACTGGCCCAGAGCGCCATAGCCATGACTCTGGCTGATGCCGATCAACTGCTTTTGCAAAACAAGCTCAAACAAGCCGAAGAAGCCTACCGGGCACTACTTGGCGAAGACGAGAGCGGAGACGCTGTAGCTGGACTGGCTGTGACTCTGGCAAAACAGAGCTGGCCTGCCAAAATCCTTGAAGCCGAAAAACTACTAAAAGAAGCCCGAGCAAAATTCCCAGACAATCCCAATGTGATATCGGCAGCTTCCTACGTCACTTATGTACATTCCAAAACAGTGGCATCACCTGCCAAAAGAGATTTGTACCTGGAAGCAGCAGAGAGTCTGGCTAAAAAAGCGATTAATCAAAATCCAGATATAGTCATTGCCAACCAGACCCTCGGCATGGTCAAAATCGCTCAAGATGACATAGAAGGGGCGGTAGCACCCTTGCGCAGAGCTTGCAATATCGCCGAAAACAGCGTCAATTTGACACTTTTAGCCCAGGCGCTCTTACGTCTCGATAATAAAGACAAAGAAGCCGAAGGACTGGTAAACAAAGCACTACAACTCAAGAATGACTATGGTCCAGCGCGTCTCCAGCATGCCATCATCCTTGAGGGACAGGGCAAAAACGAAGACGCTTATATGGAGCTAAAAAATATTGCTCTAGACCAGCGCGGCTCAGACTGGCATGCAGTAGCTGGCAATATCCTGGAGCACCAGGGTGATGGTCCATCAGCTCTGCAATCCTGGTCTCAAGCCATACAACTAGATCCACGCAATCCAGAGCCTTACAAAAAGAAAGCCCAGCACTATCAAATGAGAGGTGACGGTGCCCTGGCCATTGCCGAGTATCACACTGGACTGGATATCCTGCCTAACGACACTGAGATGCGCCTGGAGCTAGCTGAGCTGGCATTGCGTCAGGACAATCTCGACGTGGCCGAGACCGAATTTAAAATCATCCTTGAAGCCAAGCCCGATGATGCTAGAGCCATGCTCGGTCTTGCCCGTGTTGGATTTCGCAAATATCGCAAAGAAGGGTCTTTTCCTCCAAACTTTAATCAGCTCATGGAAAAACTGCAAAATGTCATCTCTGAGCAGTCTGTACAGGGCAAAGTAGTCAAAGAAGGCACCCGCAGTCTTAACGAAAACATTCAACTATCAGAAGCAACCAAAGCGGCTTCGCAGAATCAATTTCATGAAGCACATAAGAGCTTTATGGGAGTAATCGAGTCGCACCGCGAAGATCCCTATGAACTAATCACACTGGCGGAGCAATGTTATTTTGAAGGCGACTATAAAGCAGCTGTAAATGCCTTTAATTACGCCAAAGAATTGCCAGAAGTATCCACCAGGGCAGAACAGGGACTGGGTAAAATACAAACTCAACGTAACGAAGCCAAACGTCACGTCAAGCTCGGTGATAGTGCCTGGAAAATCCCTGAAATCGCTGTAGACCACTATAAGCAAGGACTGAACGCCGACCCTCAATGCGCCGATGCCTTTTATGGTCTCTATAGCCTGTTTACTAAGTCTGATAAACAGGACCCGGCTCAAGCATCTAGTTATGGTCAACTCTTTTTAGAAGCCTCCGAAGACAGCGACCCGCGCCGCAAAGAAGTAGAAGCCAATCTGTCCAAACTAAAGAAACGGCTACCAGGTGGCAAAGGGAAGTAG
- a CDS encoding UbiX family flavin prenyltransferase, with protein sequence MVVAITGASGAIYGLRLLQYLMEIEQPVDLLLSRAAMRVMQEEHDLTFEGDVLSGLLSYLKLPDTVPVKLHSLGDYGASVASGSYRTMGMVVLPCSLGTLGALAAGLTENLIHRAGAVTLKEKRKLMIVVREMPFGHIQLKNMLALSEAGAIVSCASPGFYHRPATVGDQIDFVVGRVLDQFDFDNKLFKRWKEDSRPIVQPTKSKAK encoded by the coding sequence ATGGTGGTGGCGATAACTGGAGCCAGTGGTGCCATTTATGGACTGAGACTCTTGCAGTATCTTATGGAAATCGAACAACCAGTCGATTTGCTACTATCCAGGGCAGCCATGAGAGTGATGCAAGAAGAACATGACCTGACCTTTGAGGGTGATGTACTCAGTGGACTTTTGTCCTATCTCAAGCTACCAGATACGGTACCAGTCAAATTGCACAGCCTGGGCGACTATGGCGCCAGTGTAGCGAGCGGCTCCTACCGCACCATGGGCATGGTCGTACTGCCCTGCTCACTGGGCACTCTTGGGGCTCTGGCTGCCGGTCTCACCGAAAACCTGATTCACCGAGCAGGCGCTGTCACTCTTAAAGAAAAACGCAAACTGATGATAGTGGTAAGAGAAATGCCCTTTGGTCATATCCAGCTCAAAAATATGCTGGCATTGTCTGAAGCCGGGGCTATTGTATCCTGCGCCAGTCCTGGCTTTTACCACCGGCCAGCAACAGTTGGCGACCAGATTGATTTTGTCGTGGGTCGAGTACTTGATCAGTTTGACTTTGACAACAAACTATTTAAACGCTGGAAGGAAGACTCTCGCCCCATAGTCCAGCCGACTAAGAGTAAAGCAAAATAA
- the rimM gene encoding 16S rRNA processing protein RimM, giving the protein MNEKAGDKKIALDTGDYTSKIAILAGVKGLKGDIKLELITGFDLIETVKTVKLVSASGITEARVDKLYQEGKSFLLRLKGITDRTMAEQLLGATVYTQRSQLRDLGEDEWWLSDLIGLPVYTTDGTSVGTISAIFGEANQILEIVPDKPEKPGHTHLVPFVKALVPKVDIKARRVEIIDLPGLLE; this is encoded by the coding sequence ATGAATGAAAAAGCAGGCGACAAAAAAATCGCACTCGACACCGGAGATTACACATCAAAGATAGCCATCCTGGCTGGTGTTAAAGGACTCAAGGGCGACATAAAGCTGGAGCTAATCACTGGATTTGACCTGATAGAAACAGTAAAAACTGTAAAACTTGTCTCCGCCAGCGGTATCACCGAAGCCAGAGTCGACAAACTTTATCAGGAAGGCAAGTCTTTTTTGTTGCGCCTCAAGGGCATTACAGATCGCACCATGGCCGAGCAATTGCTGGGCGCTACAGTCTACACCCAACGCAGTCAACTGCGCGATCTCGGCGAGGATGAGTGGTGGCTCTCGGACCTCATAGGGCTCCCAGTCTACACCACTGACGGTACCAGTGTTGGCACCATCTCGGCCATATTTGGTGAAGCCAATCAAATCCTCGAAATAGTACCAGACAAACCAGAAAAGCCTGGACACACGCACCTCGTCCCTTTTGTCAAAGCCCTGGTCCCAAAAGTCGACATCAAAGCCAGACGAGTCGAGATCATAGACCTGCCCGGACTACTGGAGTAA
- a CDS encoding trehalose-6-phosphate synthase, with translation MPPAISPPSSLTNLALETQTETEIALPNVSVISYSGPGSHGGLPASLSPMVKRLNTRVNWFALTDVPDNDFSPKAQSAASGFTFHHPRVPAWLVADHKRFCQEYLSPLMHGSAAPDAFSPDLWKSFRQLNELVASHCLMANSQSFPSLFWLHDYQLVLASPLLSSQAGLVLCQFWHVPWPEAELIIESPCGKDLTSALLQNRLVGFHVRQYAVNFLKCVEHFYPRATVDFQNLTVDLQGRTTQITVMPLGIDVPYWQKLATQARPQAGAIATNMGLASQIILGVDRLEPSKGLLERLAGIEYMLEHFPQTQKRFHFVQIAEPVKQASGLLSDYQAQVESKIKAINQKYAQGTWSPIVYINQTQSQASLAAWYQACDVLSVNSIADGLNLIAKEFVASRLDEQGVLVLSQNAGVVSELARGALLVEPTSAEHVGKALYSALTFDSEEKRRRMLLMRHVISWNQLHDWALGFLRKAILA, from the coding sequence ATGCCTCCAGCTATTTCACCACCTTCCTCCCTCACTAATCTTGCACTCGAAACTCAGACAGAGACTGAGATTGCCCTACCTAATGTAAGTGTCATTTCTTACAGTGGACCAGGCAGTCATGGTGGTCTTCCTGCCTCTCTTTCACCCATGGTCAAGCGGCTCAATACCAGGGTCAACTGGTTTGCATTGACCGATGTGCCAGACAATGATTTTTCACCCAAAGCGCAAAGCGCTGCCTCTGGTTTTACTTTTCACCATCCACGAGTGCCCGCCTGGCTAGTTGCCGATCACAAACGATTTTGCCAGGAATACTTGAGTCCACTTATGCATGGTAGCGCTGCGCCAGATGCTTTCAGCCCCGATCTGTGGAAATCATTCAGACAGCTAAATGAACTTGTGGCCTCGCATTGTCTCATGGCCAATTCACAAAGCTTTCCCAGTTTATTCTGGTTGCATGATTATCAACTAGTCCTCGCTTCACCTCTACTTAGTTCTCAAGCCGGTCTTGTACTCTGTCAGTTTTGGCATGTACCGTGGCCAGAGGCTGAGCTAATTATCGAGTCGCCATGCGGCAAAGACTTGACCAGCGCTCTTTTGCAAAATCGTCTCGTGGGCTTCCATGTCAGACAATACGCTGTCAATTTCCTCAAATGTGTGGAGCATTTTTATCCACGCGCCACTGTTGATTTCCAAAACCTCACAGTTGATCTGCAGGGTCGTACTACCCAGATCACAGTCATGCCTCTGGGCATTGATGTACCTTACTGGCAAAAGCTAGCCACCCAGGCCAGACCACAGGCTGGTGCCATTGCCACCAATATGGGACTGGCAAGCCAAATTATTTTGGGCGTTGATCGTCTCGAACCATCCAAAGGACTTTTGGAGAGACTGGCTGGCATCGAGTATATGCTTGAGCATTTTCCACAAACCCAAAAGCGTTTTCACTTTGTCCAGATAGCTGAGCCTGTCAAACAAGCCAGCGGCTTACTCTCTGACTATCAAGCTCAAGTAGAGAGCAAAATCAAAGCAATCAATCAAAAATACGCCCAGGGCACCTGGTCGCCGATTGTCTACATCAACCAAACACAATCCCAGGCCAGCCTGGCTGCGTGGTATCAAGCCTGTGATGTCTTGAGTGTCAACTCTATAGCTGACGGTCTCAACTTGATTGCCAAAGAGTTTGTGGCCAGTCGTCTCGATGAGCAGGGCGTGCTGGTATTATCCCAAAACGCAGGCGTAGTCAGCGAGCTCGCTCGTGGCGCTCTCCTGGTGGAGCCCACCAGTGCCGAGCATGTAGGCAAGGCACTATATAGCGCTCTGACTTTTGACTCTGAAGAAAAACGCCGCCGCATGCTGCTTATGCGCCATGTAATCAGCTGGAATCAGCTGCATGACTGGGCCCTGGGCTTTTTGCGCAAAGCTATACTGGCCTAG
- a CDS encoding CHASE3 domain-containing protein gives MLKKLFAPKVLHKSLILVLLPLVIQTLFFFELGGVVSRAEQMALAERKQSTVVEQVNWLIAIFMSTSSQLGTYIITGHKNYGKEGRRSLLDLQRQFDELERLLADSPKQLGHVKQMRQLVDVQLRDMEALQPTEERDSFSYLWSHMKEFRETMQEVGQRSGVLMHMISAEKDQLAQMRQEEVKTRQNVKDQIIFGMIFNFVLVAVMLIWFINNITGRLKMLVENARQLPSGQPLVNTVKGDDELAYLDGVLHSASVELRKAAEHRQSLMEMVAHDLRSPLMSCQVSMQILSSDKMPELPPIATRQITSVQNNIKRVVEMVSDLLTIEKLEAGKLELELETIDIQDMVAEAMDSLMALAREKKVTMSNDCASELIQGDRKRLVQVLLNFMSNAIKFSPSGSNISVYSSRQGNIVSIGVEDRGPGLEPEDQEHIFEKFYQAEDGQRSKGFGLGLAICKLLVEAHGGEVGVDSEPGQGSVFWLSLPASPEQ, from the coding sequence ATGTTAAAGAAGCTTTTTGCCCCAAAAGTGCTGCACAAGAGTTTGATTCTTGTGCTACTTCCGCTGGTAATTCAAACCCTCTTTTTCTTTGAGTTAGGCGGCGTAGTCTCCAGGGCCGAGCAGATGGCACTGGCTGAGCGTAAGCAAAGCACAGTAGTAGAGCAAGTCAACTGGCTCATCGCCATTTTTATGAGCACAAGCTCGCAGCTTGGCACCTATATCATCACTGGTCACAAAAACTACGGCAAAGAAGGGCGCCGCTCTCTCCTTGATTTGCAGCGCCAGTTTGATGAGCTAGAGCGCCTGCTAGCCGATAGCCCCAAACAACTTGGTCACGTCAAACAAATGCGCCAATTGGTTGATGTGCAGCTGCGTGACATGGAAGCCTTGCAGCCAACCGAAGAAAGAGACAGCTTTAGTTATCTCTGGTCGCACATGAAAGAGTTTAGAGAGACCATGCAAGAAGTTGGTCAGCGCTCCGGTGTGCTAATGCATATGATCTCAGCCGAAAAGGACCAGCTGGCGCAGATGCGTCAGGAAGAAGTAAAAACCAGACAAAACGTCAAAGATCAAATCATCTTTGGCATGATTTTTAATTTTGTACTGGTAGCAGTGATGCTTATCTGGTTTATCAATAACATTACTGGTCGACTCAAGATGCTCGTAGAAAACGCACGTCAATTGCCTTCTGGTCAGCCTCTCGTCAATACAGTCAAAGGCGACGATGAGCTAGCATATCTCGATGGCGTCTTACATAGTGCCTCAGTCGAACTGAGAAAAGCAGCCGAACACAGACAGTCACTGATGGAAATGGTGGCACACGACTTGCGCTCACCACTGATGTCCTGCCAGGTGTCGATGCAAATATTGAGTTCGGACAAAATGCCCGAATTGCCTCCCATCGCCACACGTCAAATCACTTCGGTGCAAAACAATATCAAGCGTGTTGTAGAAATGGTTTCGGACCTACTCACCATCGAAAAATTGGAAGCCGGTAAGCTAGAGCTGGAGTTAGAAACCATCGACATCCAGGACATGGTGGCTGAGGCCATGGACAGTCTAATGGCTCTTGCTCGCGAAAAAAAGGTGACAATGTCAAACGACTGCGCCAGCGAACTAATTCAAGGTGATCGCAAACGGCTGGTGCAAGTCTTGCTCAACTTTATGTCAAACGCTATCAAGTTTTCGCCGTCAGGCAGCAATATTTCTGTCTACAGCAGTCGGCAGGGCAATATCGTCTCAATTGGTGTAGAAGACCGAGGACCTGGACTGGAGCCGGAAGATCAAGAACACATTTTTGAGAAGTTTTATCAGGCCGAGGACGGTCAACGCTCCAAAGGCTTTGGTCTGGGTCTGGCAATTTGCAAACTATTAGTCGAAGCCCACGGCGGCGAAGTCGGTGTCGATAGCGAACCGGGACAGGGCAGCGTCTTCTGGTTATCACTACCAGCCAGTCCTGAGCAATAA
- a CDS encoding aspartyl protease family protein yields MTMVLFASVCQAFASDLYNQGLSAFKLRQYEQAANYFKQATATDNKNPDVYYYYALSLDYAGDKARARDVYLTTIKCFAGTAASYNAQRAIANIDRAYPAAKNGPIVIVKPRPAEPVSVSSPAYTIGLRKPGQDTMPESVVVPFELHNGLMLVDLVVSGRVTKFCFDTGSETVAIGKNHLRSWGLPVPGGASTAVARGVGDQGAQAIWTTNLDLRLGSIERRAFPVQVQEQMDVGPLMGLSFYRDYAYTIDSGAKVLRLQKRTRAVSTAKAPEPVTGSDPYNVPFVRTGHEPLVVASVNGKAVTMVFDTGAMGVSLTEEQCQNLGIKIPEDAPVVPAKGIQGATTARVVTLPSIKLGPIERTNFSVHVYASPKGGIGLIGQTLLEGYSYTVDHEAGVIRFAHRN; encoded by the coding sequence TTGACAATGGTTTTGTTTGCGTCCGTTTGTCAGGCTTTTGCCAGCGATCTCTATAATCAGGGACTGTCAGCCTTTAAGCTCAGACAATATGAGCAGGCGGCCAATTATTTTAAGCAGGCTACAGCCACTGACAATAAAAATCCTGACGTCTACTATTACTATGCACTTTCTCTTGATTATGCCGGAGACAAAGCTCGGGCAAGAGATGTCTATCTCACCACAATAAAATGCTTTGCTGGAACAGCTGCCTCATATAACGCGCAGCGGGCCATCGCCAACATCGACCGAGCTTATCCGGCGGCTAAAAATGGACCGATAGTCATCGTTAAGCCGCGCCCCGCTGAGCCTGTAAGTGTCTCCAGTCCGGCTTATACAATTGGTCTACGTAAGCCCGGTCAGGACACAATGCCTGAGTCCGTGGTGGTGCCTTTTGAGCTGCACAATGGTTTGATGTTAGTGGACTTAGTGGTGAGCGGCCGAGTCACCAAGTTTTGTTTTGATACTGGTTCTGAGACTGTTGCCATTGGCAAAAATCATTTGCGCAGTTGGGGCTTGCCGGTGCCGGGCGGAGCATCAACGGCGGTGGCACGAGGGGTTGGTGATCAGGGTGCTCAAGCAATCTGGACCACCAATCTTGATTTGCGTCTGGGCTCAATTGAGCGCCGGGCCTTTCCTGTGCAGGTGCAGGAGCAGATGGATGTTGGTCCTCTGATGGGGCTGAGCTTTTATCGTGATTATGCTTACACCATAGATAGTGGCGCAAAAGTTTTGCGTCTACAAAAGAGGACACGTGCCGTTAGTACCGCTAAGGCGCCAGAGCCAGTCACTGGTAGTGACCCTTATAACGTGCCCTTTGTCAGAACCGGACACGAGCCTCTAGTTGTCGCCAGTGTCAATGGCAAGGCGGTCACTATGGTCTTTGACACCGGGGCAATGGGCGTCTCCCTCACCGAAGAACAGTGCCAAAATCTCGGTATCAAAATCCCCGAAGACGCTCCCGTTGTGCCAGCAAAAGGGATACAGGGCGCCACCACCGCTCGTGTCGTGACACTGCCGTCAATCAAATTGGGACCAATAGAGCGCACTAATTTTAGCGTGCATGTCTACGCCAGTCCCAAAGGTGGTATCGGGCTGATTGGTCAGACCCTACTTGAGGGCTACAGCTATACTGTCGACCATGAAGCCGGCGTTATTCGCTTTGCTCATCGCAACTAA